Proteins from one Pyrobaculum neutrophilum V24Sta genomic window:
- a CDS encoding phospholipase D-like domain-containing protein: MRVLALALLLALLALAVSPIRLEVQSVLVSPINTTKIVDYVKAAKKSVYVEVYVLTYRELAEALASAAKRGVEVYVVLSARVYGGVPPQAKELAKYMEENGVKVAWNNDFPNVHTKLYVIDNETVIIGNINPTVSGFQRNKGVMLVIRNATLARQLATIVLNDYRRVYPKYNYAGVLVSPINSEEGLLWILQQKGDLYIAMEQIYMDSGLVQYIVQHPTYYAVVARTDADIRVAVDEDLVAKIIVVGDHVYVGSINIGHYSIQRNREVGLLIENPQLAQRLKALVLQWYSEAGGQTHAGATTTEATRTTVHRTTTTSHTATHQPTPSRGVPWDVIFWLVVIILAALFVLWMNRRRP; the protein is encoded by the coding sequence ATGCGTGTGTTGGCTCTGGCGCTCCTACTTGCCCTACTGGCGCTGGCGGTATCGCCTATTAGGCTGGAGGTCCAGAGCGTCCTCGTCTCGCCCATAAACACCACCAAGATAGTGGACTACGTGAAGGCGGCTAAGAAGTCGGTGTACGTGGAGGTTTACGTCCTCACCTATAGGGAGCTGGCGGAGGCCCTCGCGTCCGCGGCTAAAAGAGGCGTGGAGGTTTACGTGGTCCTATCGGCGAGGGTATACGGCGGGGTGCCGCCTCAGGCCAAGGAGCTGGCTAAGTACATGGAGGAAAACGGCGTAAAGGTGGCGTGGAACAACGACTTCCCCAACGTCCACACCAAGCTGTATGTAATCGACAACGAGACGGTCATAATAGGCAATATAAACCCGACCGTCTCAGGCTTCCAGAGGAATAAGGGCGTCATGTTGGTCATCAGAAACGCCACCTTGGCTAGGCAGCTAGCCACAATAGTGCTAAACGACTACAGGAGGGTCTACCCCAAGTACAACTACGCCGGCGTCTTGGTGTCGCCGATAAACTCGGAGGAGGGCCTCCTCTGGATCCTCCAGCAGAAGGGCGACCTCTACATAGCCATGGAGCAGATATACATGGACTCGGGCCTTGTGCAGTATATAGTTCAGCACCCCACCTACTACGCCGTAGTCGCCAGGACGGATGCGGACATAAGGGTTGCCGTAGACGAGGACCTCGTCGCAAAGATAATCGTAGTGGGGGACCACGTCTACGTCGGCTCCATAAACATAGGCCACTACTCCATCCAGAGAAACAGGGAGGTGGGGCTCCTCATAGAGAACCCCCAGCTGGCCCAGCGGCTCAAGGCCCTGGTGTTGCAGTGGTATAGTGAGGCCGGAGGCCAGACACACGCGGGGGCCACCACCACAGAGGCCACACGCACGACCGTACATCGGACCACCACGACGTCGCACACAGCCACGCACCAGCCCACACCCTCTAGAGGCGTACCCTGGGATGTGATCTTCTGGCTCGTAGTTATAATACTCGCGGCGCTCTTCGTCCTCTGGATGAACCGCAGAAGGCCGTGA
- a CDS encoding thiolase family protein, with translation MDVVVVGYVRTPIGKFGGAFKDVKPPHLAAFTIKKLLERTGVDGKLVEEVIFGSTLQGGVGQNVARYAALLAGLPVDVSAFTVNRVCSSGMQAIIEAYREIALGDASVVIAGGVESMSTQPICVSHEARWGLRHSIGRRFELTDLMVFDGLTDPATGMLMGEEADMVAKEHKIAREELDKVAYESHMRAWRATENKWFDDMEPVEGEFGGVKLDRDEGIRPDTSLEKLAKLKPAFKPDGLHTAGNSSQLSDGAAALLLMSEEKARELGVKPIARILGYSWHMLEPWRFTEAPVYAIQKLLRKLGVSVDYFDYYEANEAFAVVNVLVNRVLGVPYDRMNVFGGAIALGHPLGASGTRIVTTLISVLRRMGGRRGVAALCHGTGGGTAVALELI, from the coding sequence ATGGACGTCGTGGTCGTGGGCTACGTGAGGACTCCCATCGGCAAGTTCGGGGGGGCTTTTAAAGACGTGAAGCCGCCCCACCTGGCGGCTTTCACCATTAAGAAGCTCCTGGAGAGGACCGGGGTCGACGGGAAGTTGGTGGAGGAGGTGATATTCGGCTCTACGCTTCAGGGCGGGGTTGGGCAGAACGTGGCCCGCTACGCCGCTCTTCTGGCTGGTCTGCCGGTGGACGTCAGCGCTTTTACGGTCAACAGGGTGTGTTCCTCGGGGATGCAGGCGATCATCGAGGCATATAGGGAGATAGCGCTGGGGGACGCGTCGGTGGTTATAGCGGGCGGCGTGGAGTCGATGTCTACGCAGCCCATCTGCGTCTCGCACGAGGCAAGGTGGGGGCTGAGGCATTCCATAGGCAGGAGGTTTGAGCTGACCGACCTCATGGTTTTCGACGGGCTTACGGACCCAGCGACTGGGATGTTGATGGGCGAGGAGGCAGACATGGTGGCCAAGGAGCACAAGATCGCCAGGGAGGAGCTGGACAAGGTCGCCTACGAGAGCCACATGAGGGCTTGGCGCGCCACGGAGAACAAGTGGTTCGACGACATGGAGCCCGTGGAGGGTGAGTTCGGCGGGGTCAAGCTGGATAGAGACGAGGGCATTAGGCCGGACACGTCTCTGGAGAAGCTGGCGAAGCTGAAGCCCGCCTTTAAGCCCGACGGCCTACACACCGCCGGCAACTCCAGCCAGCTTTCCGACGGCGCGGCCGCGCTTCTCCTGATGTCCGAGGAGAAGGCCAGGGAGTTGGGGGTTAAGCCCATCGCCAGGATCCTCGGCTACAGCTGGCACATGCTGGAGCCGTGGCGTTTCACAGAGGCGCCTGTCTATGCGATACAGAAGCTACTTAGGAAGCTCGGCGTCTCGGTGGACTACTTCGACTACTACGAGGCCAACGAGGCCTTCGCGGTAGTGAACGTCCTTGTCAACAGGGTGCTCGGCGTTCCCTACGATAGGATGAACGTCTTCGGAGGCGCCATTGCCCTCGGCCACCCGCTCGGCGCATCGGGCACGCGCATAGTCACGACCCTGATTTCAGTGTTGAGGAGGATGGGCGGGCGGCGGGGGGTGGCGGCTCTCTGCCACGGGACGGGCGGCGGCACGGCGGTGGCGCTTGAGCTTATCTAG
- a CDS encoding class I SAM-dependent methyltransferase, with amino-acid sequence MIEEIARDLEAFDLGESVLEVGAGYGSTTALLLRRGLRVCAVDIDPGAISYLRSAFKDYAEAGLLRAVLAPGESLPFKDGECDSAVSVAALHHIRDIAAALREMLRVARRLVVVYDWTPESAGVTNPHSAQELDKKMREAAAAAEALGYDLAKKGLWYRLTKRKT; translated from the coding sequence GTGATTGAGGAAATCGCGAGAGACCTCGAAGCCTTCGACCTAGGCGAGTCCGTCCTAGAGGTCGGGGCAGGCTACGGCAGCACCACGGCCCTCCTCCTGAGGCGGGGGCTGAGGGTGTGCGCTGTGGATATAGACCCGGGAGCCATCTCCTACCTAAGATCGGCCTTTAAAGACTACGCCGAGGCGGGCCTCCTAAGGGCCGTCTTGGCCCCCGGTGAGTCGTTGCCATTTAAAGACGGCGAGTGCGACTCGGCGGTTTCAGTCGCCGCCCTACACCACATTAGAGACATAGCCGCCGCGCTGAGGGAGATGTTGCGTGTGGCAAGGCGGCTCGTGGTCGTATACGACTGGACCCCCGAGTCAGCCGGCGTCACAAACCCCCACAGCGCTCAGGAGCTTGATAAAAAGATGCGTGAGGCCGCCGCAGCCGCGGAAGCCCTAGGCTACGACCTGGCGAAAAAAGGCCTCTGGTACAGGTTGACAAAACGCAAAACCTAA